In one window of Bos taurus isolate L1 Dominette 01449 registration number 42190680 breed Hereford chromosome 4, ARS-UCD2.0, whole genome shotgun sequence DNA:
- the PAX4 gene encoding LOW QUALITY PROTEIN: paired box protein Pax-4 (The sequence of the model RefSeq protein was modified relative to this genomic sequence to represent the inferred CDS: deleted 1 base in 1 codon) yields the protein MGSEDFQWKDTVGHWLWFALSQGRPLDPLAGLKQKQRGGCYQDQTSTLPGDCRGLRSPDQEPETPEASKLSPQCLHTEEGPSPGERIFSTVGRQAGGVTLSQEGHPGHRWTGERGAAGLDASFSHPGISSVNQLGGLFVNGRPLPLDTRQQIVQLAISGMRPCDISRSLKVSNGCVSKILGRYYRTGVLEPKGIGGSKPRLATPPVVARIAQLKGQCPALFAWEIQRQLCAEGLCTQDKTPSVSSINRVLRALQEDQRPPWIHLRLPAGLGPIPRTPPCDSEAPRGPHPGTGHRNRTIFSPGQAEALEKEFQRGQYPDSVARGKLAAATSLPEDTVRIWFSNRRAKWRRQEKLKWEMQFPGGSRGLTVPSASPGIFSAQSPGSVSKAVLPTLESLGPYYPLRWGTASEGCLSDTPPQACLQSCWGNCPPQLSFLGSILLCHPCPSFLCPITSLGARQALQWPGSPL from the exons ATGGGCTCCGAGGACTTCCAGTGGAAGGACACAGTGGGTCATTGGCTGTGGTTCGCCCTGAGTCAGGGCCGGC CTCTGGACCCCCTGGCGGGactgaagcagaaacagagaggAGGCTGTTACCAGGACCAGACCAGCACCCTCCCTGGAGACTGCAGGGGTCTCAGGAGCCCAGATCAGGAGCCTGAGACTCCTGAAGCGTCGAAGCTCTCACCTCAGTGCCTCCACACAG AAGAGGGGCCATCCCCTGGGGAGAGGATTTTCTCTACGGTGGGAAGGCAGGCTGGAGGGGTAACCCTCTCCCAGGAGGGTCATCCTGGCCACAGGTGGACTGGAGAGAGGGGAGCTGCCGGGTTGGATGCCTCTttctcccacccagggatcagcAGCGTGAACCAGCTAGGGGGGCTCTTTGTGAATGGTCGGCCCCTGCCCCTGGATACCCGGCAACAGATTGTGCAACTGGCCATCAGTGGGATGCGGCCCTGTGACATCTCCCGGAGCCTCAAG GTATCTAATGGCTGTGTGAGCAAGATCCTAGGCCGTTACTATCGCACAGGTGTCTTGGAGCCCAAGGGGATTGGAGGAAGCAAGCCACGCTTGGCCACGCCGCCGGTGGTGGCACGAATCGCCCAGCTCAAGGGGCAGTGCCCGGCCCTCTTTGCCTGGGAGATCCAACGCCAGCTCTGTGCAGAGGGGCTTTGCACCCAGGACAAGACTCCCAGT GTCTCCTCTATCAACCGCGTCCTGCGGGCATTGCAGGAGGACCAGAGACCGCCCTGGATACATCTCAGGTTGCCAG CTGGTCTGGGTCCAATTCCTCGAACTCCCCCCTGTGACTCTGAGGCTCCCCGGGGTCCCCACCCAGGAACTGGCCACCGGAATCGGACAATCTTTTCCCCAGGCCAAGCCGAGGCGCTGGAGAAAG AATTCCAGCGTGGGCAGTATCCTGATTCAGTGGCCCGTGGGAAACTGGCTGCAGCCACCTCTCTGCCCGAGGACACGGTGAGG ATCTGGTTTTCCAACCGAAGGGCCAAATGGCGCCGACAAGAGAAGCTCAAGTGGGAGATGCAGTTTCCAG GTGGTTCCCGGGGTCTGACTGTACCAAGTGCCTCCCCAGGAATCTTCTCTGCACAG TCCCCCGGCAGTGTGTCCAAGGCAGTCCTACCTACCCTGGAATCCCTGGGTCCCTACTATCCACTGCGCTGGGGGACAGCATCAGAGGGGTGTCTGAGTGACACCCCACCACAAGCCTGTCTCCAGTCCTGCTGGGGTAA CTGCCCCCCACAGCTGAGCTTCCTGGGCTCCATCCTGCTTTGCCATCCTTGCCCTTCCTTCCTCTGC CCCATCACCAGTCTTGGTGCCCGTCAGGCCTTGCAGTGGCCTGGCTCCCCACTGTGA